A segment of the Sphingomonas kaistensis genome:
CTTGCTCGCGCCGCTGCCGGCCTGCACCGACATCCCCTGCAGGATGGCGAGGAAGTAATTGGTGATGCCTTCGACGTCGGTATCCGGCGGGAGGTCGCCTTCGTCCTTGGCGCGCTGCATGCGAGCGATCAGCGCCTGCTGCGAGGAAGCCCGGCGGGCGATCAGATCGGTCCGGACCGACTCGGCTTCGGCGCCGCAGTTCATCGTGCTGATGACACGCAGGCAGCCGCGCGGTTCGCACTCGCTGGTCTGCATTTCCAGCGCGCCCGTCAGCATCCGCTCGACAACCTGGCGTGAGGTCGGAGCGGCGAGCGCTTCGCCGACATAAGCGAGCTTTTCGCGCTCGTAGAGGTCGAGCGCCTTGCGAAACAGGGCTTCCTTGTTGCCGAAGGCGGCATAGAGGCTGGGCCGGGTAATCCCCATCGCCTCGGTGAGATCGGTCAGCGAAGCGCCTTCATAGCCCTTGCTCCAGAACACGCGCAGCGCCGCCGCCAACGCGTCGTCGACGTCGAACTCGCGCGGTCGACCTTTGCAGGCCCGAGGCATGAGACTTACCATATCGATCGGTATATAAGTCGATTTTGCTGAATGTTCAATGGACTGGGCTCAGTCGATCGCCGCCATCAGCGTCGCGTTGCCGCCCGCCGCGGTGGTATCGATGCAGGTCACCCGCTCGGTCGCGAAACGCGCGACATAGTGCGGACCGCCGGCCTTGGGCCCGGTCCCGCTGAGCCCCTCGCCGCCGAACGGCTGGCTTTCGACCACGGCGCCGATCTGGTTGCGGTTGATGTAGAGGTTTCCGACCCGGGCCCGCCTCGCGACATGCTCGGCCACCGTGTCGATCCGGCTTTGCAGGCCCAGCGTCAGGCCGAAGCCGGTCGCGTTGATCTGGTCGATCACCTTGTCGATCTCGCCCGACTTCCAGCGGATGACGTGGAGGATCGGGCCGAAATGCTCGTCCTTGAGGCTGGCGAGGCTCGGCAGTTCGGCGATCACCGGGGCGACGAAGCTGCCATTATTGGTGGGCAGCGGAAGCTCCGCGAGCACCTGCCCTGCAGCGCGCAGCACAGCGACATGCGCGTCAAGCGAGGCCTTGGCCTCGCCGTCGATCACCGGGCCGACGTCGGTGGTCGGAAGCCGCGGGTCGCCGATCGACAAGGCTTCCATCGCACCGCGGATCATCGTCAGCATGGTGTCGGCGACGTCGTCCTGCACGAACAGCACGCGCAGCGCCGAGCAACGCTGGCCAGCCGACTGGAAGGCCGAGGCGACCACGTCGCGGGTGACCTGCTCGGGCAGCGCCGAACTGTCGACGATCATCGCATTCTGCCCGCCGGTTTCGGCGATCAGCGGGACGATCGGTCCCTCGCGCTCGGCAAGGCTGCGGTTGATCGCGCGGGCGACGGCGGTCGAGCCGGTAAAGGCGACGCCCGACGTCAGGCGATGCGAAACCAGCGCCGCGCCGATCCTGCCATTCCCGACCGCAAGCTGGACGACATCGGCGGGGATGCCGGCTTCGTGCATCAGCCTGACCGCCAGCGCGCCGATCAGCGGCGTCTGCTCGGCCGGCTTGGCGATCGCGCTATTGCCCGCCGCAAGCGCGGCGGCGACCGGACCGGTGAAGATGGCGAGCGGGAAGTTCCACGGACTGATGCACGTCCATACCCCGCGGCCGTGATGGCGAAGCTCGTTCAGCTCGCCGGTCGGTCCGGGCAGGTGCACAGGCTGGGCCAGGCGGCGCCCTTCGGCAGCGTAATAGCGGAGGAAATCGACGGCTTCGCGTACTTCCAGCACCGCGTCGGGCAGCGACTTGCCGGCTTCGCGAATGCAGAGCGAGTAGAACTCCTCGCGGTGCGCTTCGAACAAGTCGGCGGTGCGGTCGAGCAGGCGGGCCCGCGCCTCGCCGCCAATCGCGTCCCACGCCCCCTGCGACCCTGCAGCACGGGAAAGCATGGCGTCGAGGTCGGCGGGAACCGTCTCGATCACCTCGCCCACCAGCAACGCATGATCGAAGGGCGAGCGCACCTCGGTACGCGCGCCACTGCCCTCCCCGGCCGTCCAGCGCTTGCGCTCAAGCTCGGCGAGCCGGCGGAGCAGCGGCTCGCGCACGGCGATGTCGGTGAGATCGCAGCCGGCGCTGTTACGGCGGGCGGTCCCGAACATCTCGCCCGGCAGGGCGATCGCGGGATTGCGCCGCGGCGACAGCGCGGTCAGCTGCGTCACCGGATCGCGAATCAGGTCGTCGACCCCGATCTCGGCGTCGGCGATGCGGTTCACGAAGGAGCTGTTGGCGCCATTCTCGAGCAGGCGCCGGACGAGATAGGCGAGCAATTCCTTGTGGCTGCCGACCGGGGCGTAGATGCGGACCGGGGTCTGAGGCTGCCCGAGCTCGCGCTCGAGCTTGGCCAGGCCCTCGAACAATTCCTCGCCCATGCCGTGGAGGCGCTGGAACTCGAACGGGGTGGTCCCGGCTAGCGCCTTGATCGCGCCGATGGTGGTCGCATTGTGCGTGGCGAAGGCCGGGTAGATGCAGTCGGGCGCGCCCAGCAGGACCTTGGCGCAGGCAAGATAGGAGACGTCGGTCGCCACCTTGCGGGTGAATACCGGATAATCGTCGTAGCCGCCGACCTGCGCGACCTTGATCTCACTGTCCCAGTAGGCGCCCTTGACCAGCCTGATCATCAGGGTGCGGCCGTGCGCGCGGGCAAGCGCGACGACCCATTCGGCGACCGGGCGGGCGCGCTTGGCATAGGCCTGGAGCGCCATGCCAAGGCCGGTCCATCCGTTCGCAAACAGGGCGTCGTCGGCGACGAGGGCTTCGAGGCAGTCCATCTGCAGCTCGAGCCGGTCGGACTCCTCCGCATCAATGGTCAGGTGGACGTTGGCGGCGCTTGCGGCGGCGGCAAGTTCGCGCAGCACCGGCAGGACATAGGCCTTGGCCTCTTCGGCATGCAGCGCCTCGTAGCGCGGATGGAGCGCCGACAGCTTGACCGAGATGCCGGGCGAGCGGACCACGCCCTCCCCTGCTTCGCGCGCAATACGGCGGATCGCGCCGCGATAGGCCTCGGCATAGCGGTCGGCGTCGGCCAGCGTGCGGGCCGCTTCGCCGAGCATGTCGAAGCTGTGGCTAAGCCCCTTCTTCCGCTCGGGCGCGGCGCGTTCCAGCGCTTCGTCGATGGTGCGGCCGAACACGAACTGGCCGCCAAGGATCTTCATTGCCTGGCCGACCGCAGTGCGGATGACCGGCTCGCCAAGACGCCCGACCGCGCGGCCCAGCGCCGCGCTCCAGGTGCCGCGATTGTCATGCCCGGCGTCGAGCACCTTGCCGGTCAGCAGAAGCGAAAAGGTCGCGGCGTTAACGAACGGCGATGGGCTGTCGCCCAGTTTTTCGGACCAGTCGGGCCCCGACAGCTTGTCGCGGATCAGCTCGTCGGCGGTGTGCGCGTCGGGGATACGCAGCAGTGCTTCGGCCAGGCACATCAGCGCTACGCCCTCGTCCGAGCCTAGATCGTAGGCGTGGAGGAAGGCGTCCAGTCCGGCCGGCTTGGCACCGCGGACGTGGCCGACCAGGTTGCGCGCGATCGCGTCGGCTTCGCGCGCGGCGCCGGGCGACAATTGCGCCTGCTCCAGCCGCTCGGCGACGATCTTCTCCTCGTCGCGGCGAGTGTCGCGGCGAACCGCGGCGCGGTCGAGAATGGAAGCACGGACCGGCACGGAGAGGTTCATGTCAGTGCCTCAGGCCAGCTGCCCGTGGCAGTGCTTGAACTTCTTGCCCGAACCGCACGGGCACGGCGCGTTGCGGCTGATCGGCTCGGCCATCGCGCCTTCCGGAAGGTCCGGCTGCGGGATGTTGGTGCCGGGCCCGTAGCCCCCCACCAGTCCACGCGCCGCCGCGTCGAGGTCGGCGGTGTCGTCAAGGCCAGACAGCGGATCGAGATGCTGGGTCAGGAACGCCGGAAGCTCGGGCAAGGCCGGCGGTTCCATCGCGATCTGGGCCCGCATCAGGGTCTTGGTGACGTCCTCGCGGATCGCGACCAGCAGCCGTTCGAACAGCAGGAAGGCTTCCTGCTTATACTCGTCGATCGGCTTCTTCTGCGCATAGGAGCGCAGGTGGATGACCTGGCGCAGCGCGTCGAGCGTCGACAGATGCTCCTTCCAATGATGGTCGAGGGTCTGAATCAGGACGGTCTTCTCGACCTCCTGCCAGCGCTCGGGCTCGACCTCGCTGGTCTTGGCGATCATCGCCTCGTCGGCCAGCGCCGAGACGCGCTCGATCATCAGTTCCTGGTCGACACCGTCCTCCTTGAACCACTCCTCGGTCGGCGGCTGGAGGCCGAGCACGGCGTCCAGGCTTTCCTTGAGGCCGTCGAGGTCCCACTGCTCGGGATAGGTGCCCGGCGGGCAGTGCGCGTTGACGAGGGCGCCGATGGTGTCGGCGCGCATGTCGGTCACCACGTCGGACACATGCGCCGCGTCCATGATCTCGGCGCGCTGCTCGTAGATCACCTTGCGCTGGTCGTTCATCACATCGTCGAATTCGACGACCTGCTTGCGGATATCGTAGTTGCGCGCTTCGACCTTCTTCTGGGCGGTCTCGATCGCCTTCGAAATCCACGGCGAGACGATCGCCTCGCCGTCCTCGAGGTTCTTTTCCATCAGCCGGGCGAAGGTGGTCTGCTGGCCGAAGATGCGCAGCAGGTCGTCGTCGAGGCTGAGGTAAAAGCGGCTGAGGCCCGGATCGCCCTGGCGGCCCGAACGACCGCGCAGCTGGTTGTCGATGCGGCGGCTTTCGTGGCGCTCGGTACCGAGCACGAACAGGCCGCCGACTTCGCGCACCTTTTCACGTTCGGCCTGCACTTCCTCGCGGATCTTCGCTTCGGCGGCATCGCGCTCAGGCCCGGCGGGCATGTCCTTGAGCTCGTCCTCGAACCGGAATTCGACGTTGCCGCCGAGCTGGATGTCGGTTCCGCGGCCGGCCATGTTGGTGGCGAT
Coding sequences within it:
- the putA gene encoding bifunctional proline dehydrogenase/L-glutamate gamma-semialdehyde dehydrogenase PutA, encoding MNLSVPVRASILDRAAVRRDTRRDEEKIVAERLEQAQLSPGAAREADAIARNLVGHVRGAKPAGLDAFLHAYDLGSDEGVALMCLAEALLRIPDAHTADELIRDKLSGPDWSEKLGDSPSPFVNAATFSLLLTGKVLDAGHDNRGTWSAALGRAVGRLGEPVIRTAVGQAMKILGGQFVFGRTIDEALERAAPERKKGLSHSFDMLGEAARTLADADRYAEAYRGAIRRIAREAGEGVVRSPGISVKLSALHPRYEALHAEEAKAYVLPVLRELAAAASAANVHLTIDAEESDRLELQMDCLEALVADDALFANGWTGLGMALQAYAKRARPVAEWVVALARAHGRTLMIRLVKGAYWDSEIKVAQVGGYDDYPVFTRKVATDVSYLACAKVLLGAPDCIYPAFATHNATTIGAIKALAGTTPFEFQRLHGMGEELFEGLAKLERELGQPQTPVRIYAPVGSHKELLAYLVRRLLENGANSSFVNRIADAEIGVDDLIRDPVTQLTALSPRRNPAIALPGEMFGTARRNSAGCDLTDIAVREPLLRRLAELERKRWTAGEGSGARTEVRSPFDHALLVGEVIETVPADLDAMLSRAAGSQGAWDAIGGEARARLLDRTADLFEAHREEFYSLCIREAGKSLPDAVLEVREAVDFLRYYAAEGRRLAQPVHLPGPTGELNELRHHGRGVWTCISPWNFPLAIFTGPVAAALAAGNSAIAKPAEQTPLIGALAVRLMHEAGIPADVVQLAVGNGRIGAALVSHRLTSGVAFTGSTAVARAINRSLAEREGPIVPLIAETGGQNAMIVDSSALPEQVTRDVVASAFQSAGQRCSALRVLFVQDDVADTMLTMIRGAMEALSIGDPRLPTTDVGPVIDGEAKASLDAHVAVLRAAGQVLAELPLPTNNGSFVAPVIAELPSLASLKDEHFGPILHVIRWKSGEIDKVIDQINATGFGLTLGLQSRIDTVAEHVARRARVGNLYINRNQIGAVVESQPFGGEGLSGTGPKAGGPHYVARFATERVTCIDTTAAGGNATLMAAID
- a CDS encoding TetR/AcrR family transcriptional regulator; protein product: MPRACKGRPREFDVDDALAAALRVFWSKGYEGASLTDLTEAMGITRPSLYAAFGNKEALFRKALDLYEREKLAYVGEALAAPTSRQVVERMLTGALEMQTSECEPRGCLRVISTMNCGAEAESVRTDLIARRASSQQALIARMQRAKDEGDLPPDTDVEGITNYFLAILQGMSVQAGSGASKAQLQELVRTSVAMWPGK